The following is a genomic window from Streptomyces sp. BHT-5-2.
CCTCGCCTTCAAGATCCAGAACGTGCTCTTCAGCTTCGTGGTGGGGCTGTTGCTGCTGGTGTTCGGGATGTACGGGCGGGTCAGCGGCGGGCTGTCGCACGACAACCCGTACTGGCGCGCCAGGCATCCGGAGGAGGCCGAACGCTTCGCCAGCGGGGATCTGCACCCGGTGTCCGGGATGACGGCCGGCCGGCAGTCGGCGCGGCGGCGGATGCAGGGCTCCTGGCACGGCGGGCTCGGCTCGCTCGGCCCGGGCACCAGTCGCACCGGCCCGCACCCCCGGCACACCGCCCGTGTGGAGACCTCTCTGCGCGGGGCGGCCCGTCCGGACTCGGAGGCCCGCGCGGCAGGCACCGAGCCCGGGAAGGGGACCCGCCCCGGCGGAGCACCCCCGGCCGGCAGCTCCGAGGAACTGTGAGGAGCGGGCGGGGAGAGAGAAAGATGCCCGGTGCGCCCTGACGGTGACGGGGCGCGGTCGGCCGGCAGCCGTGCAGCGCGCGGCGGCGTACGACGGCTGCCACAACGGGCGTGCCGGCACGCGGAGTTGCGCGGAGTGGTGGATTCCGGGAGTGGCGGGCCGGCGGGCGCGTGACACCGGGAGCACCGGGCAGGTGGGAGCGACCATGGGGCAGTTGGGGAATCCCGCCTCGCATGCGGGAAACGGTCCGCACGGCACGGCCGTCGAGGCGCTCGCCAAACGGATCTTCGAGGGCGGCTATGGCGAGGGGGACGTCCTCGCCCTGCCGGAGCTGATGGCGGAGCTGGGCGTGAGCCAGACCGTGCTGCGCGAGGCGGTGAAGGTGCTGACCGGCAAGGGCCTGCTCGCCACCCGCCAGAACCACGGCACGTACGTCCGGCCCCGGGAGGAGTGGAACCTCCTCGACTCCGACGTGCTGCGCTGGAAGCTCGCGGCCGGTGCCTCGTCCGACTTCTTCGCCGACATGCTCGAACTCCGCCGGTCCATCGAGCCCGCGGCCTCCGCGCTGGCCGCCGAGCGCCGTACCGACGACGACCTCGAAGCGCTCAACGCCGCGCTGACCGCGATGTCCGCGACCGAGGACGACCCCGTGCTGCTGGTCCGTGCCGACGCCTCCTTCCACACCGCGATGCTGCTCGCCTCCAACAACCGCTTCTACGCGCAGATGCACCGGGTGATCGTGCCCGTGATCATCCAGCGCGGCCGGGAGGTGTACGCCTCCGGGGCCTTCGAGCATCCGCACACCGTGCACGCGGCGGTGGCCGAGGCCGTGCGCGACCGGGACCTGGACGGGGCGTACATGGCGATGCTGGAACTGCTCGACAAGTCGGCGCGCGAGCATCCGTAAGGCCGGGGCGGGAAGCCGTGCCGACACGCGGGCGCCCCTCGGCAGATGAGTACGTCTCCGGATGAGTACGCCTCTCCCGACGAGTACGCGCCTCCGTACGCGTGCGCGCCTCCCGACGAGTGGGCATCTCTCCGTCGGTGAACGCCCGCGGCTCCGCGGGCGGACGCCCCCGACGGACGCCGCGACGGAAGGACGGGCCCGCGCCATGGCCGACTCCATGAAGATCACCCGTGTCGAGACCTTTCTCGCGCCACCGCGCTGGCTGTTCGTCCGGGTGGAGACCGACCAGGGCGTCGTGGGCTGGGGCGAGCCGGTGGTCGAGGGGCGGGCCGAGCCGGTCCGGGCGGCCGTGGCGGTGCTGGCGGAGTATCTCCTCGGGCAGGACCCGGCGCGCATCGAGGACCACTGGCAGGTGCTGACCAAGGGCGGCTTCTACCGGGGCGGCCCGGTGCTTTCCTCCGCCGTCGCCGGCCTGGACCAGGCGCTGTGGGACATCAAGGGGAAGCACTGCGG
Proteins encoded in this region:
- a CDS encoding DUF4383 domain-containing protein, yielding MAATGAPGQMLHRPTNPLRRFKRRRAQINEHLPVDHRLNQVYRIGAGLMGLVLVAFGILGLTHNIGFFDTGGATVAGLSTNGSLSVISIVVGAVLFAGMVVGGNFASTLNIVLGALFLLSGFVNLGLLQTDANFLAFKIQNVLFSFVVGLLLLVFGMYGRVSGGLSHDNPYWRARHPEEAERFASGDLHPVSGMTAGRQSARRRMQGSWHGGLGSLGPGTSRTGPHPRHTARVETSLRGAARPDSEARAAGTEPGKGTRPGGAPPAGSSEEL
- a CDS encoding FadR/GntR family transcriptional regulator, with amino-acid sequence MGATMGQLGNPASHAGNGPHGTAVEALAKRIFEGGYGEGDVLALPELMAELGVSQTVLREAVKVLTGKGLLATRQNHGTYVRPREEWNLLDSDVLRWKLAAGASSDFFADMLELRRSIEPAASALAAERRTDDDLEALNAALTAMSATEDDPVLLVRADASFHTAMLLASNNRFYAQMHRVIVPVIIQRGREVYASGAFEHPHTVHAAVAEAVRDRDLDGAYMAMLELLDKSAREHP